CATTTTTATAAGCTACCATAGAATCCATAGTGTTAACCATTTTATATAAAAAACCACCAGGAGCACCTAGAATTATAATATATATAATAGGTGCTATAACTCCATCGGCTGTATTTTCAGATATAGTTTCTACATCTGCCTTTATTATCTCTTCCTCATTTAAACTGCTTGTATCCCTTCCGACTATAAAAGAAAGTCTATATCTACCTTCTTCAATACCTTTGTTCAATCCATGATATACCTTCATCCCTTCCTTATGTAAACATCTTGCTGCTATACAGGTAAATATTAAATATACATTTAATATACTGTAAAACATTT
This window of the Tissierellales bacterium genome carries:
- a CDS encoding CobD/CbiB family cobalamin biosynthesis protein, whose translation is MGLILGVLLDLFIGDPEGFPHPVVLMGKIISLEEKFFRKIFKSETGLKFAGFLMIAINMFISFFIPYKLLSILKAYKMFYSILNVYLIFTCIAARCLHKEGMKVYHGLNKGIEEGRYRLSFIVGRDTSSLNEEEIIKADVETISENTADGVIAPIIYIIILGAPGGFLYKMVNTMDSMVAYKN